A genomic region of Procambarus clarkii isolate CNS0578487 chromosome 30, FALCON_Pclarkii_2.0, whole genome shotgun sequence contains the following coding sequences:
- the LOC138369844 gene encoding uncharacterized protein — protein MSEDELDPPVHKLWDLATLGIVPEQPSPDDDWTYKQYLDSVIYRDNQYWVRLSWKLNHPQLAVNYFMAQNQLRSQVLRLQRQPENLKLYHEIIQKQLDDKFIEVVTNHNPKEGHYLPHHPVQ, from the coding sequence atgtccgaggatgagcttgatccccctgtaCATAAACTATGGGActtggcaactctcggcattgtccctgaacaacctagcccagatgatgactggacttacaaacaatacctggactcggttatctacagagataatcaatactgggtcaggttatcatggaagctgaatcaccctcagctagcCGTGAACTATTTtatggcacaaaaccaattaagatcacaggtgttgcgcttacaaagacaacctgagaacttaAAGTTGTatcatgaaataatacagaagcaactcgatgacaaatttatcgaagttgtcacTAATCATAACCCAAAGGAAGGGcactacctgccacaccaccctgtacagtaa